A genomic region of Serratia fonticola contains the following coding sequences:
- a CDS encoding SulP family inorganic anion transporter: MQWKSLQVLTPGLTHLLGYERSWLKPDIRAGLSVAAVALPVAIAYAELAGVSPVVGLYSCILPMIAYAIFGSSRQLIVGPDAATCAVIAAVVTPLAAGSMELHWQLTIMMTAMMGAWCLLASRFRLGALADLLSRPILSGLLNGVAVTIIVDQIGKVLGFGMPPAQLIERLYSLPGSVLHSDGLTMGVSFLTLVTLVGVKKLRPNWPAPLFAIVLVAFVTWAGNLQQHGIVTVGGFSGMLPIVQWPDFQPGLLRDMVIPALNLAVVSFVSMMLTARSFAAKNGYEVNADAEFRALGLVNIVSALSQGFAISGADSRTAVNDANGGKSQLVSIIAAIVIGIVLLFLTAPLQFIPVAGLGVVLMYAAWSLIDIRGIWILRRRNAQAFRLAVFTFISVLLVGVISGIGLAVLLGLMQFLRTVFRPTEQLLGVNDEGMIHSMGNNNGVKAVQGVMMYRFNSPLTYFNVAYFKRRILNLVDSTPFQPRWVVVDAVASFTHADISVLSAIDELKRELLRRNVKLVLAGRRTELTRWFRINRVGRDQDLILVPDLYLALKLIQSKEQAEPATTP; encoded by the coding sequence ATGCAATGGAAATCTCTCCAGGTGTTGACGCCTGGTTTGACGCATTTGTTAGGATATGAACGCAGTTGGTTGAAGCCAGACATTCGTGCGGGTTTGTCGGTGGCCGCAGTCGCGTTGCCGGTAGCGATTGCCTATGCCGAGTTGGCTGGCGTCAGCCCGGTCGTTGGGCTGTATTCGTGTATTTTGCCGATGATCGCCTATGCCATTTTTGGGTCTTCACGCCAATTGATTGTCGGGCCGGATGCGGCAACCTGTGCGGTGATCGCCGCCGTAGTGACCCCTTTGGCTGCCGGGAGCATGGAGTTACATTGGCAACTGACTATCATGATGACCGCCATGATGGGCGCCTGGTGTTTGCTGGCGAGCCGTTTCCGGCTTGGTGCTTTGGCAGATCTGCTTTCGCGCCCGATACTTAGTGGCTTGCTGAACGGCGTGGCGGTGACCATTATTGTCGACCAGATTGGCAAAGTGCTGGGGTTTGGTATGCCGCCTGCACAACTGATTGAGCGCCTTTATTCCCTGCCAGGCAGCGTGTTGCACAGTGACGGGTTGACCATGGGGGTTTCATTCCTCACGCTGGTCACGTTGGTTGGCGTTAAAAAATTGCGGCCCAACTGGCCAGCGCCACTGTTTGCCATCGTGCTGGTGGCGTTCGTCACTTGGGCAGGTAATTTACAGCAGCACGGTATTGTGACCGTGGGGGGCTTCAGCGGCATGTTGCCTATCGTCCAGTGGCCTGATTTTCAACCAGGGTTACTGCGTGACATGGTTATCCCGGCATTAAACCTGGCGGTAGTCAGCTTTGTCAGCATGATGCTTACTGCGCGTAGCTTTGCGGCCAAAAACGGTTACGAAGTAAATGCCGATGCTGAATTCCGTGCGCTGGGGTTGGTGAACATTGTCTCCGCGCTATCGCAAGGGTTCGCTATCAGCGGCGCTGATTCGCGCACGGCGGTTAACGACGCCAATGGCGGTAAGAGCCAACTGGTGTCGATTATTGCCGCTATTGTGATCGGTATTGTGCTGTTGTTCCTGACGGCACCGTTGCAGTTTATTCCGGTCGCTGGCTTAGGAGTCGTACTGATGTATGCCGCCTGGTCGTTGATTGATATCCGCGGCATCTGGATATTGCGCCGCCGCAACGCGCAGGCATTCCGTCTGGCGGTGTTCACATTCATCAGCGTGTTGTTGGTGGGGGTGATCAGTGGCATTGGTCTGGCAGTCTTGCTCGGCTTGATGCAGTTCTTACGCACCGTTTTTCGTCCTACAGAGCAATTGTTGGGCGTGAATGACGAGGGCATGATCCACTCGATGGGGAATAACAACGGAGTGAAGGCGGTACAGGGCGTGATGATGTACCGCTTCAACTCGCCGCTGACCTACTTTAACGTCGCTTATTTCAAACGGCGTATCCTCAACCTGGTGGACAGTACGCCGTTCCAGCCACGCTGGGTGGTGGTTGACGCAGTTGCCAGCTTTACCCATGCGGATATCAGCGTATTGTCGGCGATTGATGAACTAAAACGTGAACTGTTACGGCGTAACGTGAAGCTGGTGCTGGCCGGGCGACGCACTGAGCTGACACGTTGGTTCCGAATCAATCGGGTGGGACGCGATCAGGATCTGATCCTGGTACCGGATCTCTACCTGGCTTTAAAGCTGATCCAGAGTAAGGAACAGGCCGAACCGGCCACCACGCCATAA
- a CDS encoding YciC family protein, with protein MPITASTLYRDSFNFFRNQVASILLLALLTAFISVLLNQAFSPDIEQLKLLSAMENDFAATANMGIQEIIQQMTPEQQIVLLKVSAAATFSALVGNVLLVGGMLTLTSLVSEGQRTSALRAIGISAPRLPGLLLLLFICTLLIQLGVMLYIVPGVILAISFSLAPVIYFSDYKGVFASLKLSCKLAFANVRVIVPAMMLWLAAKLLVLFMVSHLSALTPNVASVVLTALSNLVSALLLIYLFRLYMLLRS; from the coding sequence ATGCCTATCACGGCCAGCACGTTGTACCGTGACAGTTTTAACTTTTTCCGTAATCAGGTCGCCAGCATCCTGCTGTTGGCCTTGTTGACCGCATTCATCTCCGTGCTGCTTAATCAGGCGTTCAGCCCTGACATTGAGCAGTTAAAGCTGCTGAGTGCAATGGAAAATGATTTTGCCGCAACCGCCAATATGGGGATCCAGGAAATCATTCAGCAAATGACGCCGGAGCAGCAGATAGTACTATTGAAAGTCTCTGCCGCTGCCACCTTTTCAGCGCTAGTGGGTAACGTCTTGTTGGTGGGTGGGATGCTGACATTGACTAGCCTGGTTTCTGAGGGCCAGCGGACCAGTGCGTTGCGGGCTATCGGTATCTCTGCGCCGCGCCTGCCAGGCCTGCTGCTGTTGCTGTTTATCTGCACGTTACTGATCCAACTCGGGGTGATGCTGTATATCGTACCGGGGGTGATCCTGGCAATCTCGTTCTCATTGGCACCGGTCATTTATTTTTCTGATTATAAAGGCGTTTTTGCCTCTCTGAAACTGAGCTGCAAACTGGCCTTTGCCAACGTTCGGGTGATCGTGCCGGCGATGATGCTGTGGCTCGCGGCAAAACTGTTGGTGCTGTTTATGGTCAGTCATTTATCGGCGTTGACACCCAATGTCGCCAGCGTCGTGCTGACCGCGTTGAGTAACCTGGTCTCCGCCCTGTTGCTGATTTACCTGTTCCGCCTGTATATGTTACTGCGCAGCTGA
- a CDS encoding YkgJ family cysteine cluster protein: MSEIQNPCISCGACCGYFRVSFYWAEAEDGGGTVPIALTEPLTPFLRCMQGTNSKSPRCTALEGEIGQHVSCSIYLNRPSPCREFDQSGENGLRNEACDRARERYGLPPLPVPLRLSISDTIIAEEISAVQLTGCHSGTEQGTIAH, translated from the coding sequence ATGAGCGAAATCCAAAATCCCTGTATCAGCTGCGGTGCATGCTGCGGTTATTTTCGAGTGTCATTCTATTGGGCCGAAGCGGAAGATGGCGGCGGTACCGTTCCTATTGCTTTAACAGAACCGCTAACCCCTTTTCTGCGCTGTATGCAAGGCACTAACAGTAAATCCCCACGCTGTACGGCATTAGAAGGTGAAATTGGCCAGCACGTTTCCTGTTCTATCTATCTCAACCGGCCGAGCCCATGTCGTGAGTTTGATCAATCCGGGGAGAATGGCCTGCGTAACGAAGCCTGCGATCGCGCCCGCGAGCGTTATGGCTTGCCGCCGTTGCCGGTTCCCCTGCGATTATCAATTTCCGATACGATAATTGCCGAAGAAATCAGCGCAGTGCAACTCACGGGGTGCCACAGCGGCACGGAACAAGGTACAATCGCCCACTGA
- the ompW gene encoding outer membrane protein OmpW: protein MKKTTLVVLGAMMAPMLASAHQAGDFLFRAGTATVRPNAGSDNVLGLGTLDAKNNTQLGLTFGYMVTDNIGVELLAATPFRHTVTLAGRDIATVHQLPPTLMAQYYFGDKQDKLRPYLGVGVNYTTFFDEKFNDYGKSAGLSNLDLKDSWGVAAQAGLDYNLDEHWMLNMSVWWMNIETKTRFDVAGGPSQSIDTRLDPFVFMFGAGYRF, encoded by the coding sequence ATGAAAAAGACAACTCTGGTGGTATTGGGGGCGATGATGGCTCCTATGTTAGCAAGTGCGCATCAGGCCGGTGATTTCCTGTTCCGTGCAGGTACTGCGACAGTGCGCCCTAATGCGGGTTCGGATAATGTTCTAGGGCTAGGGACGCTCGACGCTAAAAATAACACTCAGCTCGGTCTGACTTTCGGCTATATGGTGACTGATAACATTGGTGTTGAATTGTTGGCCGCTACGCCATTCCGTCATACCGTGACCTTGGCGGGGCGTGACATTGCGACGGTTCATCAACTGCCACCAACGCTGATGGCGCAGTACTACTTTGGCGACAAGCAGGACAAACTGCGTCCTTACCTCGGCGTCGGTGTGAATTACACCACCTTCTTCGATGAGAAGTTCAACGACTACGGTAAGAGTGCGGGTCTTAGCAACCTGGATCTGAAAGATTCTTGGGGTGTTGCTGCTCAGGCTGGTCTGGACTACAACCTGGATGAGCATTGGATGTTGAACATGTCTGTCTGGTGGATGAACATCGAAACCAAGACTCGCTTTGATGTGGCTGGTGGCCCAAGCCAGAGCATTGACACACGTCTGGATCCTTTCGTATTCATGTTTGGTGCAGGTTATCGCTTCTAA
- a CDS encoding BON domain-containing protein, with amino-acid sequence MRLFKTLSALCMAAILAMAVSACAPTAKSEGTGGYIDDTVITTKVKSALLADKTIKSTEISVETFKGRVQLSGFVSSSADANRAVQVTRGVAGVKSVENDMRIK; translated from the coding sequence ATGAGGCTATTTAAAACCCTTTCGGCGCTGTGTATGGCGGCTATTCTGGCCATGGCGGTGTCTGCCTGTGCTCCAACGGCAAAATCCGAAGGGACTGGCGGCTATATTGACGATACAGTAATCACGACCAAAGTGAAGTCCGCGCTGTTGGCCGATAAGACCATCAAATCCACCGAAATCAGCGTCGAAACGTTTAAAGGGCGGGTACAGCTGAGTGGCTTTGTCAGCTCAAGTGCAGATGCTAATCGTGCTGTTCAGGTAACTCGCGGCGTGGCTGGGGTTAAATCAGTCGAAAACGATATGCGCATTAAGTAA
- the trpA gene encoding tryptophan synthase subunit alpha, with amino-acid sequence MERYQQLFKRLENNKEGAFVPFVTLGDPNPTLSLQIIDTLVENGADALELGIPFSDPLADGPTIQSATLRAFASGVTPTHCFEMLAAIRQKHPTIPIGLLMYANLVFHRGIDAFYQRCADVGVDSVLVADVPFEESAPFRAAATRHGIAPIYICPPNADEDLLREISSHGRGYTYLLSRAGVTGTESRAQLPLHHLVNKLREYHAAPPLQGFGISEPSQVKDALQAGAAGAISGSAIVKIIEQNLAQPADMLAKLGNFVREMKAATRS; translated from the coding sequence ATGGAACGTTATCAGCAACTGTTTAAACGGTTGGAAAATAATAAAGAAGGCGCATTCGTCCCGTTTGTTACATTGGGCGATCCAAACCCGACGCTATCGCTACAGATCATCGATACCCTGGTGGAGAACGGTGCTGACGCGCTGGAATTAGGGATCCCTTTCTCGGATCCACTGGCCGATGGCCCAACCATTCAGAGCGCCACGTTGCGTGCTTTTGCCTCTGGTGTGACGCCTACACACTGTTTCGAAATGCTGGCGGCAATCCGCCAGAAGCACCCGACCATTCCAATTGGCCTGTTGATGTATGCCAATCTGGTGTTCCATCGCGGTATTGATGCCTTTTATCAGCGCTGTGCGGATGTCGGCGTTGATTCAGTTCTGGTTGCAGACGTTCCTTTTGAAGAGTCTGCGCCTTTCCGGGCTGCGGCAACTCGCCACGGTATTGCGCCGATCTACATTTGCCCGCCTAATGCCGACGAAGACTTACTGCGTGAAATTTCGTCTCATGGCAGAGGTTACACTTACCTGTTATCACGCGCAGGGGTGACCGGCACTGAAAGCCGTGCCCAGTTGCCGCTGCATCATCTGGTAAACAAACTGCGTGAATATCACGCGGCGCCGCCATTACAGGGTTTTGGCATCTCAGAACCGTCACAGGTCAAAGATGCCTTGCAAGCGGGCGCTGCTGGCGCGATTTCTGGCTCTGCTATCGTCAAAATCATTGAGCAGAACCTGGCGCAACCGGCCGACATGCTGGCCAAATTAGGCAACTTTGTTCGTGAAATGAAAGCCGCAACCCGCAGTTAA